From the genome of Mesorhizobium japonicum MAFF 303099, one region includes:
- a CDS encoding methyltransferase domain-containing protein, whose product MITNAFNEYKNEYAFDNVYGHLIEILKRNLDISTESGVVHLDIGCGYGAIAEHITGEVGRVYVGIDANKSGLKSLKDRGFETHEHFLESQEDALSFFERVIGDRKLGSISMLDTLEHLPNGLSILKAIATLASKHSAMVAISVPNIQHRDIGFKLALGSIAYTDAGLLDHTHVMMYDYDHLDRVLRHAGLRICDQNHVRVNHSDQFFPRDHPVLQNATTIRTFLKYVRANVNDQDQINQFVVAALPCEPITGPTFEAVRDVDRPFLSIVTRTQGKRIHTLVEYFTCLAGQVCRDFEVFVVGHRLSLERQIAIEQVIEDLPLWLRDKTKLIRVDHGNRTHPLNVGFAQANGRYIAIHDDDDIPMGHWVDSFRKLAIENDGALLRCVSSLQHVETVSLRGRDGVRSIGKTGPFPSEFDFIQHLSGNYSPNNTLAFPRGVFHHLNMRFDENLTTTEDWDYIMRVASVVGVASSPEITGTYQWWEKGNSLAMHTDNEWALNKAWIQEKLDARPILIPAGTVRKILSLWEHANNVATQLDAVSHRNAIIEGQLGAMSQYDIDVQAQMKAISDHVNFLKSEIDRNRNEAVDQQYLLREIGDIIDSTSWKLSAPMRWPKRILGARSSRLTDHLGSSVQQLQETKRRLLSSRSWRATRPMRAVARLFKVHPI is encoded by the coding sequence ATGATTACTAATGCCTTCAACGAATATAAAAATGAATACGCGTTTGACAATGTTTACGGTCATTTAATAGAAATATTGAAGCGCAATTTGGATATTTCAACGGAGTCGGGCGTCGTTCACCTTGATATCGGCTGCGGTTATGGTGCTATCGCTGAACATATTACCGGAGAAGTTGGAAGGGTTTATGTCGGGATCGATGCGAACAAAAGCGGCTTGAAATCGCTGAAAGATCGGGGATTTGAAACCCATGAGCATTTCCTGGAAAGCCAAGAAGACGCGCTTTCCTTTTTTGAACGTGTCATTGGCGATCGTAAACTGGGTTCGATCTCCATGTTAGACACTCTTGAGCATCTTCCTAACGGCCTTTCGATTCTGAAGGCTATAGCTACGCTCGCGAGCAAGCACAGCGCCATGGTGGCAATTAGTGTTCCGAATATTCAACATCGTGACATCGGTTTCAAACTCGCATTGGGGTCGATAGCCTACACGGATGCCGGACTTCTGGACCACACGCATGTGATGATGTACGACTACGATCACCTGGATCGTGTTCTTCGCCATGCTGGACTTCGTATCTGCGATCAGAATCATGTCAGAGTTAATCACAGCGATCAGTTCTTTCCGCGAGACCACCCTGTTCTTCAGAATGCTACCACAATTCGGACTTTCCTGAAATACGTCAGGGCGAACGTTAACGATCAGGACCAAATAAACCAGTTCGTGGTGGCGGCGCTACCCTGTGAGCCAATTACCGGGCCCACCTTTGAAGCTGTCCGCGACGTCGACCGACCATTTCTGTCCATTGTCACCAGGACCCAAGGCAAGCGTATTCATACCTTGGTCGAGTACTTCACGTGTCTTGCCGGGCAGGTGTGTCGCGACTTCGAGGTTTTTGTCGTAGGCCATCGCCTGTCGTTGGAAAGGCAGATAGCAATAGAGCAAGTCATTGAAGATTTGCCTCTATGGCTCAGGGATAAGACAAAGTTGATCAGGGTTGATCACGGAAATAGAACCCATCCGTTGAATGTAGGCTTTGCGCAGGCGAACGGTCGATATATTGCGATCCACGATGATGATGACATTCCAATGGGCCACTGGGTTGACAGTTTTCGGAAGCTCGCTATTGAAAATGATGGTGCATTGTTAAGATGCGTATCTTCGCTGCAGCATGTGGAGACGGTTTCCCTCAGAGGGCGAGATGGAGTTAGATCGATTGGGAAAACAGGACCATTTCCTTCGGAATTTGATTTTATTCAGCACCTGAGTGGTAATTACTCGCCCAACAATACACTCGCCTTTCCGAGGGGGGTTTTCCATCATTTGAACATGAGATTTGACGAAAACCTTACCACGACAGAGGATTGGGACTACATCATGCGTGTAGCCAGCGTGGTTGGCGTTGCATCAAGCCCAGAGATTACCGGGACCTATCAATGGTGGGAGAAGGGTAACTCGTTGGCTATGCATACAGACAACGAATGGGCGCTGAACAAGGCTTGGATACAAGAAAAACTGGACGCACGGCCCATCCTCATTCCGGCTGGAACCGTCAGAAAGATTCTCAGTCTGTGGGAGCATGCAAATAATGTGGCAACGCAGTTGGATGCAGTTTCTCATAGGAATGCTATTATCGAAGGGCAATTGGGTGCGATGTCTCAATATGACATCGATGTCCAAGCGCAGATGAAAGCAATTTCTGATCATGTGAATTTCTTGAAGAGCGAAATTGACAGAAACCGAAATGAGGCTGTCGATCAGCAGTACTTGTTGCGTGAAATTGGTGATATTATCGACTCGACCTCTTGGAAACTGTCGGCACCCATGCGTTGGCCGAAGAGAATATTGGGTGCCCGTAGCTCAAGATTGACGGATCACCTTGGTTCGTCTGTGCAGCAGTTACAAGAAACGAAGAGAAGGCTTTTGTCATCCAGATCATGGCGCGCTACTAGACCCATGCGCGCCGTAGCAAGGTTATTTAAAGTGCATCCCATTTGA
- a CDS encoding DUF427 domain-containing protein encodes MLDTIMQYEFEPGYVAFTMPMQKRLRVQVGSMIVADTTKALVLYESDHLPVYYFPMSDVREEFLLPSRTTTESPFKGVATHYSLNTGITLVEDAAWRYLDPVKGSPDLSGYMSFYWPKMTHWYEEDEEIFVHARDPFRRVDCLPSSRRVQVILDGEQVADSRRGVFLFETGHPVRHYLPISDTRLDMFAPSRYISRCPYKGISNYYHVTTPQKRHENLVWYYPEPVHEAERIKGLVCFHHELVDKILVDGVDISKEATAASDGYF; translated from the coding sequence TTGCTCGACACCATCATGCAGTATGAGTTCGAGCCGGGCTATGTCGCCTTCACCATGCCGATGCAGAAACGGCTGCGCGTTCAGGTGGGATCGATGATCGTCGCCGATACGACCAAGGCGCTGGTGCTCTACGAATCCGATCATCTGCCGGTTTACTATTTTCCGATGAGTGACGTGCGCGAGGAGTTCCTGTTGCCGAGCAGGACGACGACAGAGAGTCCGTTCAAGGGCGTCGCCACGCATTATTCGCTGAACACCGGCATCACGCTGGTCGAGGACGCCGCCTGGCGCTATCTCGATCCGGTCAAGGGATCGCCTGACCTGTCGGGCTACATGTCCTTCTATTGGCCCAAGATGACGCACTGGTACGAGGAAGACGAAGAGATCTTCGTCCACGCCCGCGACCCGTTCCGCCGGGTCGATTGCCTACCCTCCTCGCGGCGGGTGCAGGTCATCCTCGACGGCGAGCAGGTCGCCGATTCACGCCGTGGCGTGTTCCTGTTCGAGACCGGCCATCCGGTGCGTCACTATCTGCCGATCTCGGACACGCGGCTCGATATGTTCGCGCCCAGCCGCTACATTTCACGCTGCCCCTACAAGGGCATCTCCAACTACTATCACGTGACGACGCCCCAGAAGCGGCACGAGAATCTCGTCTGGTACTATCCCGAGCCGGTGCATGAGGCCGAGCGCATCAAGGGACTGGTCTGCTTCCATCACGAACTGGTCGACAAAATCCTGGTCGACGGCGTCGATATCTCGAAGGAAGCCACGGCGGCATCGGACGGCTATTTCTGA
- a CDS encoding LysR family transcriptional regulator has product MDTENLRSFLEVAEHGSFTLAAGRLNLAQSTVSARIRGLEEQLGRRLFVRDRDGVTLTPAGRQFLPHASSITRTWEQSRQDIAVPDGYDSLLRLTAPAYLWDRITSPWVEWMRARRPNVALRLEGSFPDLAIDQLAEGLLDICILYLPRPHPGIVYETLAVDQVVLVQHAAQTKPWAENYILMDWGLEFRIEHDRAFAGMVKPAISAGLVFIGLQHVLSRQAAAYLPLSAVSGHIERGEMRRIDNTPVFQRPIYLAYPSNPVSSDVLDVALTGLRSLARNWTSDQGFSEGDRSLGVAGLR; this is encoded by the coding sequence ATGGATACCGAGAACCTGCGCAGTTTCCTCGAGGTCGCCGAACATGGCAGCTTCACCCTTGCGGCCGGCCGGCTCAACCTTGCGCAATCCACCGTCAGCGCGCGGATCAGGGGGCTGGAGGAGCAGTTGGGGCGCCGGCTTTTCGTGCGCGACCGCGACGGCGTCACGCTCACGCCGGCTGGCCGGCAGTTCCTGCCGCACGCCTCCTCCATCACCCGCACCTGGGAGCAATCCAGGCAGGACATCGCCGTTCCCGACGGCTATGACAGCCTGCTGCGGCTGACCGCTCCCGCCTATCTGTGGGACCGTATCACCTCGCCATGGGTCGAGTGGATGCGCGCCAGGCGGCCGAACGTGGCGCTGCGGCTGGAAGGCAGTTTTCCGGATCTGGCCATCGACCAACTGGCGGAAGGCCTGCTCGACATTTGCATCCTCTATCTGCCGCGCCCGCACCCCGGCATCGTCTATGAGACACTGGCCGTCGATCAGGTCGTGCTGGTCCAGCATGCGGCGCAGACCAAGCCGTGGGCCGAAAACTACATATTGATGGACTGGGGGCTGGAATTCCGCATCGAGCACGACCGCGCCTTTGCCGGCATGGTCAAGCCGGCGATTTCCGCGGGGCTGGTCTTCATCGGGCTGCAGCATGTGCTGTCACGGCAGGCCGCCGCCTATCTGCCGCTCAGCGCCGTCAGCGGCCATATCGAGCGCGGCGAGATGCGGCGCATCGACAACACGCCGGTGTTCCAGCGGCCAATCTATCTCGCCTATCCCTCGAATCCCGTCTCGTCGGATGTCCTGGATGTCGCGCTGACGGGCTTGCGCTCGCTGGCCCGGAACTGGACCAGTGATCAGGGTTTTTCGGAAGGCGACCGTTCCCTGGGCGTGGCCGGCCTGAGGTAG
- a CDS encoding dipeptide ABC transporter ATP-binding protein, with the protein MTSSAKAENALELHDLSVAYRVAGRNRAVLRNLSLNIRQGEAYGLVGESGCGKSTVALTVVRYLPRNGSISGGAISLDGQDVMKLDAEALRRARAESVSMVYQDPGKALNPSIRIGRQLTEIFELGGITGQAATDRAIAMLNRVRISDPPSVMQRYPHQLSGGMQQRVAIAMALANDPSMLILDEPTTGLDATVEAEVLDLIAQLRQELSASILFISHNLAVVSNMCDRVGVLYAGMLVEEGPTDVVFNDPRHPYTVALLRCLPRGGQRKDQGRLDTIPGFLPGIGADIKGCAFADRCALADNRCRTELPPLYDLSDERGKRLSRCFHHDKAQALPRATPSDVATAPKPTTAPVLRVAGLNKTYASHGHPLRAVKDVSLDLRPGETLGLVGESGSGKTTFARLLLGLVPPDDGGTIELEGKALAPKLENRGDDQVKAMQIVFQNPDSALNRSHSIRHILGRALKRLAGLSGTAQEARLDDLVRSVRLTDRHLAVKPRQLSGGLKQRVAIARAFAGDPRIVVCDEPTSALDVSVQAAILNLLADLQSKEDVSYIFISHDLGVVRYLSDKIAVLYLGRIMELGPSEDVFSGPHHPYTEALLSAVPKLDQTETARIRLDGEIPSATNPPPGCVFNTRCPRKIGPICEQQEPPLAEAQPGHSIRCHIPYAELARLQKAAATEPA; encoded by the coding sequence ATGACTAGTTCCGCAAAGGCTGAAAACGCCCTCGAACTGCACGATCTGTCGGTCGCCTACCGGGTGGCCGGGCGCAACCGCGCCGTGCTGCGCAATCTCAGCCTCAACATCAGGCAGGGCGAGGCCTATGGGCTGGTCGGCGAATCCGGCTGCGGCAAATCCACCGTGGCGCTCACCGTCGTGCGCTATTTGCCACGAAATGGCTCGATATCGGGCGGCGCGATCTCGCTCGACGGCCAGGACGTCATGAAGCTCGATGCCGAGGCCTTGCGGCGGGCGCGCGCCGAAAGCGTCTCAATGGTCTATCAGGATCCCGGCAAGGCGCTGAACCCGTCGATCCGCATCGGCCGGCAACTGACCGAGATCTTCGAGCTTGGCGGTATCACGGGACAGGCGGCGACCGATCGCGCCATCGCCATGCTCAACCGCGTGCGCATCTCCGATCCGCCAAGCGTCATGCAGCGCTATCCGCACCAGCTCTCCGGCGGCATGCAGCAGCGCGTGGCGATCGCCATGGCGCTGGCCAACGATCCCTCGATGCTGATCCTCGACGAGCCGACCACCGGCCTCGATGCAACGGTCGAGGCCGAGGTGCTCGACCTCATCGCACAGCTCAGGCAAGAGCTCTCGGCCTCGATCCTGTTCATCAGCCACAACCTCGCCGTCGTCTCCAACATGTGCGACCGTGTCGGCGTGCTCTATGCCGGCATGCTGGTCGAGGAAGGGCCGACGGATGTCGTCTTCAATGATCCGCGCCATCCCTATACGGTCGCGCTGCTGCGCTGCCTGCCACGCGGCGGCCAGCGCAAGGACCAGGGCCGGCTCGACACCATTCCGGGCTTCCTGCCCGGCATAGGCGCTGACATCAAGGGCTGTGCCTTTGCCGACCGCTGTGCGCTCGCCGACAATCGCTGCCGCACCGAATTGCCACCGCTCTATGATCTGAGCGACGAGCGCGGCAAGCGCCTGTCGCGCTGCTTCCACCACGACAAGGCGCAGGCTCTGCCGCGCGCCACACCGAGCGATGTTGCGACAGCGCCCAAGCCGACAACCGCGCCGGTGCTGCGCGTCGCCGGGCTGAACAAGACCTATGCCAGCCACGGCCATCCCTTGCGCGCCGTCAAGGATGTCTCGCTTGATCTGCGGCCCGGCGAGACGCTGGGGCTGGTCGGCGAATCCGGCAGCGGCAAGACCACTTTCGCCAGGCTGCTGCTCGGTCTGGTGCCGCCCGATGATGGCGGCACCATCGAACTCGAGGGCAAGGCGCTGGCGCCGAAGCTGGAGAACCGCGGCGACGACCAGGTCAAGGCGATGCAGATCGTCTTCCAGAACCCGGACTCCGCGCTTAACCGCTCGCATTCGATCCGCCACATTCTCGGCCGCGCCTTGAAGCGGCTGGCCGGCCTCTCCGGCACGGCGCAGGAGGCGCGCCTCGACGATCTCGTCCGCTCGGTGCGCCTCACCGACCGCCATCTGGCCGTCAAGCCGCGCCAGCTCTCGGGCGGCCTGAAGCAGCGCGTCGCCATTGCGCGCGCCTTCGCCGGCGATCCGCGCATTGTCGTCTGCGACGAGCCGACCTCGGCACTCGACGTCTCCGTCCAGGCGGCGATCCTCAACCTGCTCGCCGACCTGCAATCGAAGGAGGATGTCAGCTACATCTTCATCTCGCACGATCTTGGCGTTGTGCGTTACCTCTCCGACAAGATCGCCGTGCTCTATCTCGGCCGCATCATGGAACTCGGACCGTCGGAAGACGTCTTTTCCGGCCCGCATCATCCCTATACCGAGGCGCTGCTGTCGGCCGTGCCGAAGCTCGACCAGACCGAGACGGCGCGCATCCGGCTCGACGGCGAAATCCCCAGCGCCACCAACCCGCCCCCGGGCTGCGTCTTCAACACGCGCTGCCCGCGCAAGATCGGCCCGATCTGCGAGCAGCAGGAGCCGCCGCTCGCCGAGGCACAGCCCGGCCATTCGATTCGCTGCCATATCCCCTATGCGGAGCTGGCAAGGCTGCAGAAAGCAGCCGCGACCGAACCGGCATAG
- a CDS encoding ABC transporter permease: MSAVQTTSPPQDDTRRRSPMAEVSSSLMRSRTFLVGLAIVLFWVACALFGEHFAPYDPLADDIINALAPPSSEHWFGTDQIGRDVFSRVIVGSRDILTVAPLATLLATIAGTALGLLTGYFRGIVDDVVSRILEAFMAIPVVIVALLAIVALGTSKATVIVVIGLSFAPIIARTVRSAVLAERELDYVAAAQLRHESAFHTMFVEILPNVIPPILVETTVRLGYAIFAVATLSFMGFGIQPPSPDWGLSISSNYGMIGGGFWWTVLFDALAIASLVIGVNLVADGVHGALND, from the coding sequence ATGAGCGCCGTCCAGACCACCTCTCCCCCGCAAGACGACACGCGCCGGCGCAGCCCCATGGCGGAAGTCTCTTCCTCGCTCATGCGTTCGCGAACCTTCCTTGTCGGTCTTGCCATCGTGCTGTTCTGGGTCGCCTGCGCGCTGTTCGGCGAGCACTTCGCGCCCTATGACCCGCTTGCCGACGACATCATCAACGCGCTGGCGCCGCCGTCGTCCGAACACTGGTTCGGCACCGACCAGATCGGCCGCGACGTCTTCTCGCGCGTCATCGTCGGCTCGCGCGACATCCTCACCGTCGCCCCGCTGGCGACCTTGCTGGCGACAATTGCCGGCACGGCACTCGGCCTGCTCACCGGCTATTTCCGCGGCATCGTCGACGATGTCGTCAGCCGCATTCTCGAAGCCTTCATGGCGATCCCCGTGGTCATCGTCGCGCTGCTCGCCATCGTCGCGCTCGGTACGTCCAAGGCCACCGTCATCGTCGTCATCGGCTTGAGCTTCGCGCCGATCATTGCGCGCACCGTGCGCTCGGCGGTGCTGGCCGAGCGCGAACTCGATTATGTCGCCGCCGCGCAGCTGAGGCATGAGAGCGCCTTCCACACGATGTTCGTCGAGATCCTGCCCAATGTCATCCCGCCGATCCTGGTCGAGACCACCGTGCGGCTTGGCTACGCCATCTTCGCGGTCGCCACGCTCTCCTTCATGGGTTTTGGCATCCAGCCGCCCTCGCCCGACTGGGGGCTGTCGATCTCCTCGAATTACGGCATGATCGGCGGCGGCTTCTGGTGGACGGTGCTGTTCGACGCGCTCGCCATCGCCTCGCTGGTGATCGGTGTCAACCTTGTGGCCGACGGCGTGCATGGAGCGCTCAATGACTAG
- a CDS encoding ABC transporter permease, translating into MLSFFARRVSLSLVTLFLLSIMVFLGGQVLPGNVGRAILGPFADQRAVDALNHTLGVDRPLLTQYATWIWNFIRGDMGTSYIFRSPVAPFVIDALGNSMKLAAVAFVLVVPIGILGGVIAALNLNRPLDRIISLGGLSVTVLPEFVTGIILILIFGVWLRWLPISAAWPKNAGFFTQLYYLILPSVPLFLVLFGYIARMARSGMIEALDSDYTRTAVLKGLPWRTVIWRHVLRNALLPTITVIATQTGYLIGGLVVIETLFRYQGIGSLIFTAARGKDFPMLESGILTIGIVYAVATLIADFLYSVLNPRIRLGSDQ; encoded by the coding sequence ATTCTCTCCTTCTTTGCACGGCGTGTGTCGCTGTCGCTGGTTACATTGTTCCTGCTCAGCATCATGGTGTTCCTGGGCGGCCAGGTGCTGCCCGGCAATGTCGGGCGCGCGATCCTGGGGCCGTTTGCCGACCAGCGCGCGGTCGACGCGCTCAATCATACGCTGGGCGTCGATCGCCCGCTGCTCACCCAATATGCGACCTGGATCTGGAATTTCATCCGCGGCGACATGGGCACGTCCTACATCTTCCGCTCGCCAGTGGCGCCGTTCGTCATCGACGCCTTGGGCAATTCGATGAAGCTGGCCGCGGTCGCCTTCGTGCTGGTGGTGCCGATCGGCATCCTCGGCGGGGTCATCGCGGCGCTCAATCTCAACCGGCCGCTCGACCGCATCATCAGCCTTGGCGGCCTGTCGGTGACGGTGCTGCCGGAGTTCGTCACCGGCATCATCCTGATCCTGATCTTCGGTGTGTGGCTGCGCTGGCTGCCGATCTCGGCGGCATGGCCCAAGAACGCCGGCTTCTTTACCCAGCTGTATTATTTGATCCTGCCGTCGGTGCCGCTGTTCCTGGTGCTGTTCGGCTATATCGCCCGCATGGCGCGTTCCGGCATGATCGAGGCGCTCGATTCCGACTATACAAGAACGGCGGTACTCAAGGGCCTGCCCTGGCGCACGGTGATCTGGCGCCATGTGCTGCGCAATGCGCTGCTGCCGACCATCACCGTCATCGCCACCCAGACCGGCTATCTCATCGGCGGCCTGGTGGTGATCGAGACGCTGTTCCGCTACCAGGGTATCGGTTCGCTGATCTTCACCGCCGCGCGCGGCAAGGATTTCCCGATGCTGGAATCGGGCATCCTCACCATCGGCATCGTCTATGCCGTGGCGACATTGATCGCCGACTTCCTCTATTCCGTGCTCAATCCGCGCATCCGGCTGGGGTCAGACCAATGA
- a CDS encoding ABC transporter substrate-binding protein produces MSKNYRILDLIRRNRSPLENHLIDGLVDGRISRRDFIRHGSLLGLSLPLLGGITTAAGLGGMPSLARAQGAPGATIRVGSSVPAATIDPVTIADAGGLLILQQVAEFLCVDGPDLVLKPALAESWKPNDNGTVWTFKLRKGVKFHSGGEMKADDVVASIDRLADPANSSNALSVFTGILQKGATKKVDDYTVEFHLDAPNGNFPYMVSSDNYNAVIIPASYKGDYEKSFDGTGPFKIEKYTAKVGASFVRNEDYWGEKALPERTEFTFFADMQPQILALQGGQIDIINQMPVLAGVALLNDPSVDIISLKSVAHQQLHLRCDSDPFKDPRVRRAIALSIDRDKLVAGLMKGRASAGNDSPFAPAYPSTDTSVPQRKQDIAQAKQLMEAAGAGKGFKVTLTTERYLEIPEYAQLIQNWVKEIGIELELNILDQGAYYGDAVFGKSNWLDSVMGITDYGHRGVPNVYLAAPLKSDGTWNAAHFKNKDYDTLANSYIAALDLEAQKADAGKIQKLLLEETPVIFGYFYDYLTATAKGVAGVQPTAMSQLFLEKASKA; encoded by the coding sequence ATGAGCAAGAATTACCGCATTCTCGACCTGATCCGGCGCAATCGCTCGCCGCTCGAAAACCATCTCATCGACGGTCTCGTCGACGGCCGTATCAGCCGCCGCGACTTCATTCGCCACGGCAGCCTGCTCGGCCTGTCGCTGCCGCTTCTGGGCGGCATCACCACGGCCGCCGGCCTCGGTGGCATGCCGTCGCTCGCCCGCGCCCAGGGCGCGCCCGGCGCGACCATCCGTGTCGGCAGCAGCGTGCCGGCGGCAACCATCGACCCGGTCACCATCGCCGATGCCGGCGGCCTGCTGATCCTGCAGCAGGTTGCCGAATTCCTCTGCGTCGACGGCCCCGACCTGGTGCTCAAGCCGGCGCTGGCCGAAAGCTGGAAGCCGAACGACAACGGCACGGTGTGGACCTTCAAGCTGCGCAAGGGCGTGAAATTCCACTCCGGCGGCGAGATGAAGGCCGACGATGTCGTGGCCAGCATCGACCGCCTCGCCGACCCGGCAAACTCGTCCAACGCGCTGTCGGTGTTCACCGGCATCCTGCAGAAGGGCGCCACCAAGAAGGTCGACGACTACACGGTGGAGTTCCACCTCGACGCGCCGAACGGCAACTTCCCCTACATGGTGTCGTCGGACAACTACAACGCCGTCATCATCCCGGCGAGCTACAAGGGCGACTACGAGAAAAGCTTCGACGGCACCGGCCCGTTCAAGATCGAAAAATACACGGCCAAGGTCGGCGCCTCCTTCGTCCGCAACGAGGACTATTGGGGCGAAAAGGCACTGCCGGAGCGCACCGAATTCACCTTCTTCGCCGACATGCAGCCGCAGATCCTGGCGCTGCAGGGCGGACAGATCGATATCATCAACCAGATGCCGGTGCTCGCGGGCGTCGCCTTGCTCAATGATCCGAGCGTCGACATCATCAGCCTGAAGTCGGTTGCGCACCAGCAATTGCATCTGCGCTGCGATTCCGATCCGTTCAAGGACCCGCGCGTGCGCCGCGCCATCGCGCTCAGCATCGATCGCGACAAGCTGGTCGCCGGCCTGATGAAGGGCCGCGCTTCGGCCGGCAATGACAGCCCGTTCGCGCCTGCCTATCCTTCGACCGATACCAGCGTGCCGCAGCGCAAGCAGGACATCGCGCAGGCCAAGCAGTTGATGGAAGCGGCCGGCGCCGGCAAGGGTTTCAAGGTGACGCTGACCACCGAGCGCTACCTGGAAATTCCCGAATACGCCCAGCTCATCCAGAACTGGGTCAAGGAGATCGGCATCGAGCTCGAGCTCAACATCCTCGACCAGGGCGCGTATTACGGCGACGCCGTGTTCGGCAAGTCGAACTGGCTGGACTCGGTGATGGGCATCACCGACTACGGCCACCGCGGCGTGCCGAATGTCTATCTCGCCGCCCCGCTGAAGAGCGACGGCACCTGGAACGCGGCGCACTTCAAGAACAAGGACTACGACACGCTGGCCAACAGCTACATCGCCGCGCTCGACCTCGAGGCGCAGAAGGCCGACGCCGGCAAGATCCAGAAGCTGCTGCTCGAGGAAACGCCTGTCATTTTCGGCTACTTTTACGACTACCTGACGGCGACGGCGAAGGGCGTGGCCGGCGTGCAGCCGACCGCCATGTCGCAGCTGTTCCTCGAAAAGGCATCGAAGGCCTAA
- a CDS encoding mandelate racemase/muconate lactonizing enzyme family protein has translation MKIRSITATPINLRLEAPYGWVFGELDGFSQTIVEVETEDGLIGLGEAPTPAAAAIINDVLAERLVGRDAFDIAGAEHVCLPYWTGVQSINDRTRIMAFGAIEMALWDLRGKAWNQPLYQLLGGAVRKDIPFTDYFSLRGDGPKVKGETTPEEVADYCVELHETHGTTFFEGKFSTEDPKVSLRMVELIRAKLGDEAMIRIDSNQAYSLATARRLARPLEELGVRNWEDPVATIEEMRQLRQHCSIPFSTHNIDIARAMDLKVPDAFVGNPTAHGGIGRLLRFVGACEHAGVDFWCYSGDSGIGSAAYLHLCAALGWIREPNQSLFRMQPMDITEEGPFSPRNNVVRVPEGPGLGVTLSRKNLAACHRDFAENGPCNKYHDPAKPGTYRRLPLN, from the coding sequence ATGAAGATCCGCAGCATCACGGCCACGCCGATCAATCTTCGTCTCGAAGCGCCCTATGGCTGGGTGTTCGGCGAGCTCGACGGGTTTTCGCAGACCATTGTCGAGGTCGAGACCGAGGATGGGCTGATCGGCCTCGGCGAAGCGCCGACGCCGGCGGCGGCCGCGATCATCAATGATGTTCTGGCCGAGCGCCTGGTCGGGCGCGATGCCTTCGACATCGCCGGCGCCGAGCATGTCTGCCTGCCCTACTGGACCGGTGTGCAGTCGATCAACGACCGCACCCGCATCATGGCTTTCGGTGCGATCGAGATGGCGTTGTGGGACCTGCGCGGCAAGGCGTGGAACCAGCCGCTCTACCAGCTGCTCGGCGGCGCCGTGCGCAAGGACATCCCGTTCACCGACTATTTTTCGCTGCGCGGCGACGGGCCGAAGGTGAAAGGCGAGACGACGCCGGAAGAAGTCGCCGACTATTGCGTCGAGCTGCACGAGACGCATGGAACGACCTTCTTCGAAGGCAAGTTCTCGACCGAGGACCCGAAAGTCTCGCTCAGAATGGTCGAGCTGATCCGCGCAAAGCTCGGCGACGAGGCGATGATCCGCATCGATTCCAACCAGGCCTATTCGCTGGCGACGGCGCGACGGCTGGCGCGGCCGCTCGAAGAGCTCGGCGTGCGCAACTGGGAGGATCCGGTGGCGACCATCGAGGAGATGCGCCAGTTGCGGCAGCATTGCTCGATCCCGTTCTCGACCCACAATATCGACATTGCGCGCGCCATGGACCTCAAGGTCCCCGATGCCTTCGTCGGCAATCCGACCGCGCATGGCGGCATCGGCCGCCTGCTGCGTTTCGTCGGCGCCTGCGAGCACGCCGGCGTCGATTTCTGGTGCTACAGCGGCGACAGCGGCATCGGCAGCGCGGCCTATCTGCATCTGTGCGCGGCGCTCGGCTGGATCCGGGAGCCGAACCAGTCGCTGTTTCGCATGCAGCCCATGGACATCACCGAGGAAGGGCCGTTTTCGCCGAGGAACAATGTCGTGCGCGTGCCGGAAGGTCCCGGTCTCGGCGTCACCTTGTCGCGGAAAAACCTCGCCGCCTGCCATCGCGATTTCGCCGAGAACGGCCCGTGCAACAAATATCATGACCCGGCAAAGCCCGGAACATATCGCCGCCTGCCGCTGAACTAG